From Salarias fasciatus chromosome 5, fSalaFa1.1, whole genome shotgun sequence, a single genomic window includes:
- the ddi2 gene encoding protein DDI1 homolog 2 isoform X1, with the protein MLVTVFCAPRDRPETTFALDVSPELELRDFVALCELESGIPAGEIQITYVEQPLKDPTRALGTYGVKDGDVVVLRQADRRPPPTQPAFPGLPHIDFRSITVPGTSSASNQRGAIRPQVQPAPPQAQPAQQPPPQRAAQPSTPMAFRGTSPQGLDDPALLQQMLLSNPHELSLLKERNPPLAEALLSGDLERFTKVLLEQQQDRAKREQERIRLLTADPFDLEAQAKIEEDIRQHNVEENMTIAMEEAPESFGQVVMLYINCKVNGHPVKAFVDSGAQMTIMSQACAERCNIMRLVDRRWAGIAKGVGTQKIIGRVHLAQVQIEGDFLPCSFSILEDQPMDMLLGLDMLKRHQCSIDLKKSVLLIGTTGTETRFLSEAELPECARLAYGAEGREDARPDEIADRELAEALQRSIQESDTADGQTTSPQPQPFTLPRSLDQTSSPACPPSGQPQNPTLDRSQSAPAAMERQARPGVQELPAPLSLAKDEAPAPRPLPLHGSSKAPPVASSSTDVLHTCPPPADVAAMSQDPSGEVQPGAAEEAAGPGEVPNSSEEASLIQPMEQEEADSTAVCASAPGEPGSVEMGSPGAGSSEREQPDGDRCSSSDSIPSLAAALMELHELLVSNSRAQSQNRSSSCSPSQPCSQDADRASPEPCPPAPDGAQPAPSTAITAAAEDNDAKANHAAAACDEEPSQCPVPDVSGQDELLGGESIGPPRCPDSSMDTRPDGCGHSEAGDVGTSRSEPEAATGPAVDPESREPPEGQHSRGVADGQASGGNTGDSLQTERTFLAPPSAAAGSREDVSSTLSSSLSQAPQPSPPAAPLPPPPPPPPRPFIEQFPAEHIQRIQAAGFSAREAVEALERAHGVVELALLALLARSITVPT; encoded by the exons ATGCTGGTCACCGTTTTCTGCGCGCCGAGGGATCGCCCAGAAACCACCTTCGCCCTCGACGTGTCGCCCGAGCTGGAGCTGAGAGACTTTGTAGCACTTTGTGAGCTGGAATCAGGAATCCCAGCCGGGGAGATTCAG ATAACTTATGTAGAACAGCCCCTCAAAGACCCGACTCGTGCCTTGGGGACCTATGGTGTTAAGGATGGAGACGTGGTGGTTCTCCGGCAAGCTGACAGAAGACCACCTCCAACCCAGCCTGCCTTCCCAG GACTCCCCCATATTGACTTTCGTTCAATCACAGTCCCGGGCACGTCTTCTGCAAGCAATCAGCGCGGTGCGATAAGACCGCAGGTGCAGCCGGCTCCTCCGCAGGCGCAGCCGGCGCAGCAGCCACCGCCACAGCGCGCTGCACAGCCTTCCACACCAATGGCCTTCCGTGGCACTTCTCCTCAGGGGCTGGATGACCCCGCCTTACTTCAGCAGATGCTGCTATCCAATCCGCACGAGCTGTCACTCCTCAAAGAGAGGAACCCCCCGCTCGCCGAGGCCCTGCTGAGTGGAGACTTAG AGCGTTTCACCAAAGTGCTGCTGGAACAACAGCAGGATCGTGCCAAAAGGGAGCAAGAGAGGATCCGACTCCTGACTGCTGATCCCTTTGATCTGGAAGCTCAGGCTAAGATTGAAGAGGACATCAG GCAGCACAATGTGGAAGAAAACATGACCATTGCGATGGAGGAGGCCCCAGAAAGCTTTGGACAGGTGGTTATGCTGTACATTAACTGCAAAGTCAATGGCCATCCTGTGAAAGCTTTTGTTGACTCAG GGGCGCAGATGACCATCATGAGCCAAGCGTGCGCAGAACGCTGTAACATCATGCGACTGGTGGACCGACGCTGGGCCGGGATCGCCAAAGGAGTGGGAACCCAGAAGATCATCGGCAGAGTCCATTTGG ctcagGTTCAGATAGAGGGAGACTTCCTGCCTTGTTCTTTCTCCATCTTGGAGGACCAGCCAATGGACATGCTGCTTGGTCTGGATATGCTGAAGCGACATCAG TGTTCAATCGACCTGAAGAAGAGCGTGCTGCTAATAGGCACCACGGGTACAGAGACCCGCTTCCTGTCTGAGGCGGAGCTGCCGGAGTGCGCCAGGCTGGCGTACGGAGCAGAAGGCCGCGAAGACGCCCGTCCAGACGAGATCGCCGACAGAGAACTGGCAGAGGCTCTTCAGAGGTCCATACAAGAAAGCG ACACTGCAGATGGACAAACTACCTCACCGCAGCCCCAACCATTCACATTACCCAGATCCTTAGACCAAACGTCCTCTCCCGCCTGCCCGCCATCCGGTCAACCCCAGAACCCCACCCTGGATCGCTCTCAGTCCGCCCCGGCCGCCATGGAGCGTCAGGCCCGTCCTGGCGTACAAGAACTCCCCGCTCCTCTGTCCCTGGCAAAGGATGAAGCTCCCGCACCCCGTCCTCTGCCCCTCCATGGCAGCTCCAAAGCTCCCCCGGTAGCCAGCTCCTCAACAGATGTCCTCCATacgtgtcctcctcctgcagacgtGGCTGCGATGTCCCAGGATCCTTCGGGTGAGGTGCAGCCTGGAGCCGCAGAGGAGGCTGCCGGGCCGGGCGAGGTGCCGAACAGCTCAGAGGAAGCGTCGCTCATTCAGCccatggagcaggaggaagccgACTCCACGGCGGTCTGTGCGAGCGCTCCGGGTGAGCCGGGCTCGGTGGAGATGGGGTCTCCCGGCGCCGGGTCCTCGGAGAGGGAGCAGCCCGACGGAGACCGCTGCTCCAGCTCCGACAGCATCCCCTCGCTGGCCGCCGCTCTGATGGAGCTGCACGAGCTGCTGGTGTCCAACAGCCGCGCTCAGTCCCAGAAccgcagcagctcctgctcgCCCTCGCAGCCCTGCAGTCAGGACGCCGACCGGGCTTCCCCCGAGCCGTGCCCCCCCGCTCCCGACGGCGCCCAGCCCGCCCCCTCCACTGCCATCACGGCTGCTGCGGAAGACAACGATGCCAAAGCAaaccatgctgctgctgcgtgcGACGAGGAACCATCCCAGTGCCCCGTCCCCGACGTCTCCGGCCAGGACGAGCTGCTGGGCGGGGAGAGCATCGGACCCCCACGGTGTCCGGATAGCTCCATGGACACCCGGCCAGACGGCTGCGGGCACAGCGAGGCGGGAGACGTCGGCACGTCTCGGTCCGAGCCGGAGGCGGCGACCGGTCCTGCTGTGGATCCGGAGTCCAGAGAGCCTCCCGAGGGCCAGCACAGCAGGGGGGTCGCAGACGGACAGGCGTCCGGCGGCAACACCGGGGACTCTCTCCAGACTGAGCGCACGTTCCTCGCCCCCCCGTCAGCGGCGGCGGGCTCGCGGGAAGACGTCTCAAGCACCttgtcctcctctctttctcagGCCCCCCAGCCCTCACCTCcggccgcccccctccctcctcctcctcctcctcctccgcgtCCCTTTATCGAACAGTTTCCAGCCGAGCACATCCAGAGGATCCAGGCGGCGGGCTTCTCCGCCCGGGAGGCCGTGGAGGCGCTGGAACGGGCCCACGGGGTCGTGGAGCTGGCTCTGCTGGCTCTGCTAGCCCGCAGCATCACTGTGCCGACTTAG
- the cplane2 gene encoding ciliogenesis and planar polarity effector 2 isoform X1 has product MTGVPHAGSLVVSDWHRCPDSKEYFSKILHKKRRKRFGLLESPVMPPHVPVDTVHYKIFLSGKSGVGKTALAARLAGLNIPTVHHETTGIETTVVYWPVKLRESGRVLFFRLQLWDCGENALRRFDHLLPSCKDQVDAVLFLFSFTDRTSFDDLSNQITKWTESSAGCVKVVVGTKFDLFMHCDVSGREVRDFQEKWSLPVLRTGGEVTDVLGDVAPILNCLSENLWHQDCVTAGSLSRPSQPETTAL; this is encoded by the exons ATGACCGGGGTCCCTCATGCTGGATCCCTGGTGGTCTCTGACTGGCACCGATGTCCGGACAGCAAAGAATATTTCAGCAAAATCCTCCACAAGAAGAGACGCAAGCGCTTTG GCCTGCTGGAGTCACCGGTGATGCCGCCTCATGTACCTGTGGATACAGTCCATTATAAGATCTTCCTCTCTGGCAAAAGTGGTGTTGGGAAAACGGCTCTGGCTGCACGTCTCGCTGGCTTGAATATTCCCACAGTACATCATGAAACTACAG GCATTGAGACTACAGTGGTGTACTGGCCAGTGAAGCTCAGAGAAAGTGGCCGGGTGCTCTTCTTCCGCCTGCAGCTGTGGGACTGTGGAGAGAACGCGTTACGCAGATTTGACCATTTGCTTCCA TCCTGTAAGGACCAGGTGGACgccgtcctgttcctgttctCCTTCACTGACAGGACGTCATTTGACGATCTGTCAAATCAGATCACCAAATGGACCGAATCGTCTGCTGGCTGTGTGAAGGTGGTGGTTGGCACCAA ATTTGACCTTTTCATGCACTGTGATGTGTCCGGCAGAGAGGTCAGGGACTTCCAGGAGAAATGGAGCTTACCGGTGCTGCGAACGGGTGGAGAGGTCACCGACGTTTTAGGCGACGTAGCGCCGATCCTCAACTGCCTCTCAGAGAACCTGTGGCATCAAGACTGCGTTACGGCTGGATCTCTGAGCCGCCCATCTCAGCCGGAGACGACGGCGCTGTAA
- the LOC115388046 gene encoding rho guanine nucleotide exchange factor 19, with amino-acid sequence MAASEKFLTDLENRLGECVLISEVGDIVLQHCRRFHGLYVPYVTNMMYQETLIKQQLQQNRHFMYALKKLESDPVCQRQTLKSFLVLPFQRITRLKLLMETILKLTEPNSDSFSNLEKAIAAIHEIVSECDKGVRKMKQIEELVCLEMLLDFSRVKAVPVIKSSRFLVHEGPLEQLVVESSYSCRPSLISVHLHLFNDLLIVSSKKDQRFVVEDHAEFITHVTVKTLNTEILGLPPNSFLLHLAESHSGQPTALILVAQTKADKETWMKMLSAEV; translated from the exons ATGGCAGCCAGCGAGAA gtttctcacCGATCTGGAGAACAGactgggagagtgtgtgttaatatctgaggttggagacattgtgCTCCAGCACTGCAGACGATTTCATGGCCTCTACGTGCCTTACGTGACCAACATGATGTATCAAGAGACTCTTATCAAACAACAGCT GCAGCAGAACAGACACTTTATGTACGCACTCAAGAAGCTTGAGAGTGACCCGGTGTGTCAGAGACAGACCCTCAAGTCCTTCCTTGTCCTTCCCTTCCAGAGAATAACGCGCCTTAAACTACTGATGGAG acCATCCTGAAGCTCACTGAGCCAAACTCTGACTCATTTTCAAACCTTGAGAAAGCAATCGCAGCTATTCATGAG ATTGTGTCGGAGTGTGACAAAGGGGTCCgaaaaatgaagcaaattgAGGAGCTTGTCTGTCTGGAGATGCTGTTGGATTTCAGCAGAGTGAAG GCCGTTCCTGTCATCAAAAGCAGCCGTTTTCTGGTGCACGAAGGGCCCCTGGAGCAGCTGGTGGTGGAGAGCTCTTACAGCTGCAGGCCGTCTCTCATCAGCGTCCACCTCCATCTCTTCAATGACCTTCTGATTGTCTCCTCAAAAAA GGACCAGCGGTTTGTGGTGGAGGATCACGCTGAATTCATCACACACGTGACCGTTAAGACTCTCAACACTGAAATCCTGGGTCTTCCCCCAAACTCGTTCCTGTTGCACCTCGCCGAAAGTCACAGCGGACAGCCGACCGCTCTGATACTCGTGGCGCAGACAAA ggCAGATAAAGAGACGTGGATGAAGATGCTGTCTGCTGAAGTCTAA
- the cplane2 gene encoding ciliogenesis and planar polarity effector 2 isoform X2: MTGVPHAGSLVVSDWHRCPDSKEYFSKILHKKRRKRFGIETTVVYWPVKLRESGRVLFFRLQLWDCGENALRRFDHLLPSCKDQVDAVLFLFSFTDRTSFDDLSNQITKWTESSAGCVKVVVGTKFDLFMHCDVSGREVRDFQEKWSLPVLRTGGEVTDVLGDVAPILNCLSENLWHQDCVTAGSLSRPSQPETTAL; encoded by the exons ATGACCGGGGTCCCTCATGCTGGATCCCTGGTGGTCTCTGACTGGCACCGATGTCCGGACAGCAAAGAATATTTCAGCAAAATCCTCCACAAGAAGAGACGCAAGCGCTTTG GCATTGAGACTACAGTGGTGTACTGGCCAGTGAAGCTCAGAGAAAGTGGCCGGGTGCTCTTCTTCCGCCTGCAGCTGTGGGACTGTGGAGAGAACGCGTTACGCAGATTTGACCATTTGCTTCCA TCCTGTAAGGACCAGGTGGACgccgtcctgttcctgttctCCTTCACTGACAGGACGTCATTTGACGATCTGTCAAATCAGATCACCAAATGGACCGAATCGTCTGCTGGCTGTGTGAAGGTGGTGGTTGGCACCAA ATTTGACCTTTTCATGCACTGTGATGTGTCCGGCAGAGAGGTCAGGGACTTCCAGGAGAAATGGAGCTTACCGGTGCTGCGAACGGGTGGAGAGGTCACCGACGTTTTAGGCGACGTAGCGCCGATCCTCAACTGCCTCTCAGAGAACCTGTGGCATCAAGACTGCGTTACGGCTGGATCTCTGAGCCGCCCATCTCAGCCGGAGACGACGGCGCTGTAA
- the ddi2 gene encoding protein DDI1 homolog 2 isoform X2, with product MLVTVFCAPRDRPETTFALDVSPELELRDFVALCELESGIPAGEIQITYVEQPLKDPTRALGTYGVKDGDVVVLRQADRRPPPTQPAFPGLPHIDFRSITVPGTSSASNQRGAIRPQVQPAPPQAQPAQQPPPQRAAQPSTPMAFRGTSPQGLDDPALLQQMLLSNPHELSLLKERNPPLAEALLSGDLERFTKVLLEQQQDRAKREQERIRLLTADPFDLEAQAKIEEDIRQHNVEENMTIAMEEAPESFGQVVMLYINCKVNGHPVKAFVDSGAQMTIMSQACAERCNIMRLVDRRWAGIAKGVGTQKIIGRVHLAQVQIEGDFLPCSFSILEDQPMDMLLGLDMLKRHQCSIDLKKSVLLIGTTGTETRFLSEAELPECARLAYGAEGREDARPDEIADRELAEALQRSIQESGQH from the exons ATGCTGGTCACCGTTTTCTGCGCGCCGAGGGATCGCCCAGAAACCACCTTCGCCCTCGACGTGTCGCCCGAGCTGGAGCTGAGAGACTTTGTAGCACTTTGTGAGCTGGAATCAGGAATCCCAGCCGGGGAGATTCAG ATAACTTATGTAGAACAGCCCCTCAAAGACCCGACTCGTGCCTTGGGGACCTATGGTGTTAAGGATGGAGACGTGGTGGTTCTCCGGCAAGCTGACAGAAGACCACCTCCAACCCAGCCTGCCTTCCCAG GACTCCCCCATATTGACTTTCGTTCAATCACAGTCCCGGGCACGTCTTCTGCAAGCAATCAGCGCGGTGCGATAAGACCGCAGGTGCAGCCGGCTCCTCCGCAGGCGCAGCCGGCGCAGCAGCCACCGCCACAGCGCGCTGCACAGCCTTCCACACCAATGGCCTTCCGTGGCACTTCTCCTCAGGGGCTGGATGACCCCGCCTTACTTCAGCAGATGCTGCTATCCAATCCGCACGAGCTGTCACTCCTCAAAGAGAGGAACCCCCCGCTCGCCGAGGCCCTGCTGAGTGGAGACTTAG AGCGTTTCACCAAAGTGCTGCTGGAACAACAGCAGGATCGTGCCAAAAGGGAGCAAGAGAGGATCCGACTCCTGACTGCTGATCCCTTTGATCTGGAAGCTCAGGCTAAGATTGAAGAGGACATCAG GCAGCACAATGTGGAAGAAAACATGACCATTGCGATGGAGGAGGCCCCAGAAAGCTTTGGACAGGTGGTTATGCTGTACATTAACTGCAAAGTCAATGGCCATCCTGTGAAAGCTTTTGTTGACTCAG GGGCGCAGATGACCATCATGAGCCAAGCGTGCGCAGAACGCTGTAACATCATGCGACTGGTGGACCGACGCTGGGCCGGGATCGCCAAAGGAGTGGGAACCCAGAAGATCATCGGCAGAGTCCATTTGG ctcagGTTCAGATAGAGGGAGACTTCCTGCCTTGTTCTTTCTCCATCTTGGAGGACCAGCCAATGGACATGCTGCTTGGTCTGGATATGCTGAAGCGACATCAG TGTTCAATCGACCTGAAGAAGAGCGTGCTGCTAATAGGCACCACGGGTACAGAGACCCGCTTCCTGTCTGAGGCGGAGCTGCCGGAGTGCGCCAGGCTGGCGTACGGAGCAGAAGGCCGCGAAGACGCCCGTCCAGACGAGATCGCCGACAGAGAACTGGCAGAGGCTCTTCAGAGGTCCATACAAGAAAGCG GACAGCACTGA